One Hevea brasiliensis isolate MT/VB/25A 57/8 chromosome 5, ASM3005281v1, whole genome shotgun sequence genomic region harbors:
- the LOC110643268 gene encoding peroxisome biogenesis protein 12: MLFQVGGQGTRPTFFEMAAAQQLPASLRAALTYSIGVLALRRPLLHKVLDFEDEFFALLMLVLETHSLRTTDASFSESLYGLRRRAVKIRAKKNDASLNSRDGIELSGLEKRQRVISVVFLVVLPYFKSKLHSIYNKEREARLQASLWGDGDETFGDADYFDRREGSLVSRGTMDAEATVRSRLTKRLQKIVFACYPWLHATSEGLSFTYQLLYLLDATGFYSLGLHALGIHVCRATGQELMDTSSRISKIRNRERERLRGPPWLKALQGALLRCTYTVLDYAQTGLIAAVFFFKMMEWWYQSAEERMSAPTVYPPPPPPPPPKVAKEGIPLPPDRTICPLCTQKRANPSVVTVSGFVFCYACIFKYVSQYNRCPVTLMPATVDQIRRLFHDV; this comes from the exons atgtTGTTTCAAGTAGGAGGACAAGGGACGCGTCCTACTTTCTTCGAGATGGCCGCCGCCCAGCAACTTCCCGCCAGTCTCCGTGCTGCTCTCACTTACTCTATTGGC GTATTGGCATTGAGAAGACCACTCCTTCATAAGGTGTTAGACTTTGAAGATGAATTCTTTGCTTTGCTTATGCTGGTTCTTGAGACACACAGCTTACGAACAACAG ATGCTTCTTTTTCTGAATCTCTATATGGATTGCGAAGAAGAGCAGTGAagataagagcaaagaaaaatgATGCTTCTTTGAACTCAAGGGATGGAATTGAGCTTTCTGGGTTAGAAAAGCGCCAAAGAGTCatttcagttgtatttctg GTTGTGCTGCCTTATTTTAAGTCAAAACTGCATTCAATATATAATAAAGAAAGGGAAGCCAGACTTCAAGCTAGTCTATGGGGGGATGGTGATGAAACATTTGGGGATGCTGATTATTTTGATAGAAGAGAGGGTTCTCTTGTTTCCAGAGGAACTATGGATGCAGAAGCAACGGTTAGATCACGTTTGACAAAGAGACTTCAGAAGATTGTATTTGCTTGCTACCCATGGTTGCATGCTACTAGTGAAG GATTGTCATTCACTTATCAACTCTTGTATCTGCTTGATGCTACTGGGTTCTATTCTCTAGGATTACATGCACTTGGGATTCATGTTTGTCGAGCAACTGGGCAAGAACTG ATGGATACTTCTTCTAGAATTTCTAAGATACGAAATCGTGAACGTGAGAGACTTCGTGGCCCTCCATGGTTGAAG GCTTTACAAGGAGCATTATTGAGGTGTACATATACTGTGCTTGACTATGCACAAACTGGCTTAATTGCAGCAGTTTTCTTCTTTAAA ATGATGGAATGGTGGTACCAATCTGCTGAGGAGAGAATGTCAGCTCCAACTGTGtatccaccaccaccacctcctccacctccaAAG GTAGCCAAAGAGGGGATTCCATTGCCACCTGATAGAACAATCTGCCCCTTGTGCACACAGAAGCGCGCAAATCCTTCTGTAGTTACAGTATCAGGGTTTGTCTTTTGTTATGCTTGCATATTCAAATACGTATCTCAG TATAACCGCTGCCCTGTCACATTGATGCCAGCGACTGTTGACCAAATAAGGAGGCTCTTTCATGATGTGTAG